Proteins encoded within one genomic window of Eurosta solidaginis isolate ZX-2024a chromosome 1, ASM4086904v1, whole genome shotgun sequence:
- the pre-mod(mdg4)-AD gene encoding uncharacterized protein pre-mod(mdg4)-AD, translating to MYHKAKCRARLATRYRPTGDVIHVSSAEHTHKPMYTDAELEIMKKQNLLHQHPQQLHQQIKKLRTGEHTVQHPMQTLHLQQLQLRPFLAELMPTLYALPTQYTKQ from the coding sequence ATGTATCATAAAGCAAAATGTCGCGCACGATTAGCTACGAGATACAGACCCACCGGTGATGTGATTCATGTTTCATCAGCGGAGCATACACATAAGCCCATGTATACAGATGCTGAATTGGAAataatgaaaaaacaaaatcttTTACATCAACATCCACAACAGCTACATCAGCAAATCAAAAAATTGCGAACAGGGGAACACACTGTACAACATCCCATGCAAACATTGCACTTACAACAATTACAATTACGACCTTTCTTAGCAGAACTAATGCCCACTTTATATGCACTGCCAACGCAATACACAAAACAATGA